The DNA region CAAACGGATCGCGGGTCCAGCCATGACCCACGGCGACGACATCGTGGTGGCTGTTGAAATGCACGCACTCGCCGGCCCCCCGCTGCAGCCGTGCGACCATGTTCCAGCGCGGATAGGTGTCGCTGTCGGCGACGGCCCCATGGGCGCGGATCATCTCGACCGTAAATCCCTGCGCTTTCAGGCGCGTCGCGAGATAATTGCAGATTTCCCAATACTTACGCCCCGGTGGGTTCAGGGTGGGAATGCGGATCAGATCCTGGGTCAGCGCAATCAGCGCGTCCCGGCGGGCGGCCACGGCGGCCAGAAGTTTGGTGTCAGACATGGCCCGCAGAGTGGCGCTGACGGCCCCTCGCCGCAAGCCCTGCCATTCGCGCGCGAGGTGACCTATATAGAGGGCGATACCACGGGATTGGAGGCGATAACGCATGTTTGGAATTGGCCGGGCGGCGATTGTGATGCTGGTGGCGCTCAGCGTCGTTTACGTGTGCATGTTCTTTTATCTCCGCTCCGGCGCGCGGATGCGGCTGGAGGAAGATTGGGTGCATGAGGGGCGCCCCGGCGACCGCGACGCCTGGATTGATGAACGGATCGGGCCGAAGGTGTCTCGCATAAGGGTCTGGCTGGTGCTCGGCGTCTATGTCATGCCTTTGGCTGGCCTCATCACCTTTGTCTGGCTGAGCAACTGAAGGAACGCCCCCATGCGCTGGCCCCGGATCATCTCACTGCTCATCGTGCTGTCGATTATCGGCACGTTTGCCCATTACACGCTGCCACAACGCGATGTGGTGCGGATCGTCCGCGCGGAATCGTTGCTGACGGATGTGGAGGGGTTCAACCGCTACTTCTATTCCTCGCCCGATAGCGGGACGTCTGGCGCCTCTACTGCCCGGGACATCCGGTATATCAACACCATCCGCGCCGATGATGGCACGGTCATGGTCTACCGAAACGAGGACACCGGCCTTCTGTGGCCACCCTATTTCAAGTTCGACAGCCAGGATTTGCAGACCGAGGCGGCGAACCTGGAATCGACGGAAAATGACCCGATCTGGGTCGCGGTGACGCATTATGGCTGGCGCTCGAACTGGATCTCGATCTACCCCAATGCGCTCTCGATCGAGCGGGTCGAGA from Jannaschia sp. CCS1 includes:
- a CDS encoding DUF1523 family protein, encoding MRWPRIISLLIVLSIIGTFAHYTLPQRDVVRIVRAESLLTDVEGFNRYFYSSPDSGTSGASTARDIRYINTIRADDGTVMVYRNEDTGLLWPPYFKFDSQDLQTEAANLESTENDPIWVAVTHYGWRSNWISIYPNALSIERVENRDVTLFPWPTVIVLLVFAAFIFMAWRIWERFEDRVLVPARDGVSVRWAKFKDRLSGR